A window of the Plasmodium vivax chromosome 12, whole genome shotgun sequence genome harbors these coding sequences:
- a CDS encoding splicing factor, putative (encoded by transcript PVX_116785A): MEDNSYFDEVEKLLENKSKKEEEQQQNGSAQNNGRKKKELKRRVANGESDNPSENETVGKDQKEGYGHGGAHDEDENNDEYSTRDDEFVLKKNSHKKELIGGRRSGKGGKSDQQGGKHKSRAKRRGSQGGRGSSGEDSTGGSDGTSEGGSQGESVDDAPNGRAYGGGRGSARGSARGSGDRRNEAKAKRNSSREADLVSGNDRKKKNRVRDAPSDSSMEKRKTYSSEESNGGHKGRRKRHTGRDSPAKSRREASHSKSVESGDEVGLEGKERSKKKSAAERGKRRKGHGKEGQKKRARQSDSENEGESDGEETNGEAHSGEANSDETDSDETDSDEANSEGDSESGSDAGRRKRRGKAKSAAKRSDNRGRKRKAKLDSEEESDLSSDGDRGGRRGRGRGSGRGSGNGSERGGGGAKSDREEEGNREISERRDDREKQRRRHRRRSPSSERVSASKRKGSHRDGLNDEGDDNDECGDESEGERSGGEDAKKRKRKNRGDKGRERKREEGDSSPSGSSSSGEEDSRRKRKRRKASPSMSGSDSSDGEERGRRRRRERERGRERDRERDRERDRERDRERLRKERERERERERERLRKEKEEARIRREKRREEKRIKKEQEEAKRDDLTVLVLNLDLKADERDIYEFFSEVAGKVRDIQCIKDQRSGKSKGVAYVEFYTQDSVVKALSANGYMLKNRPIKIQSSQAEKNRAAKAAKHQPIDPNDIPIKLYIGGLVGPLGNITEVELKQLFNPFGEILEVEIHRDPYTGKCKGFGFIQFFRASEAIEAMGVLNGMEIAGRELKVSFAQDSKYILASEKEAKEKILAQLLAKKAKAEEKVEEPDNEKIDNDDDDGGGLIAGAGSKIALMQKLQRDTVLDSGISSQFATGANAIMHAAPLAAAQSNAIMHGAPLAAAQPSALNNITPNLVLCNMFSPNDESIGSDPDFFTDIIEDVKEECSKYGSIAKIWLDSKNIDGKIYIKYATPDESLKAFQFLNGRYFGGSLISAYFITAEVWDSTCG; encoded by the exons atggaagataaCTCCTACTTTGATGAGGTAGAGAAGCTGctggaaaataaaagcaagaaggaggaggagcagcagcaaaatggaagtgCACAAAATaatgggaggaaaaaaaaggaactaaAGAGGAGGGTGGCGAATGGAGAGTCGGACAATCCCAGTGAGAACGAGACGGTGGGGAAAGACCAGAAGGAAGGATATGGCCATGGTGGTGCACATGATGAGGATGAAAATAATGATGAGTACAGCACGCGGGATGACGAATtcgttttgaaaaagaattccCATAAGAAGGAGTTAATtgggggaaggagaagcggaaaaggagggaaaagcGACCAGCAGGGTGGCAAACATAAGTCAAGGGCCAAGAGGAGGGGAAGCCAaggtggaagaggaagcagtGGGGAGGACAGCACAGGTGGGAGCGATGGTACAAGTGAGGGTGGCAGCCAAGGGGAAAGTGTCGATGACGCCCCCAATGGTCGTGCGTATGGCGGAGGCCGTGGCAGTGCTCGTGGCAGCGCTCGCGGCAGTGGTGACAGGCGCAACGAGGCTAAGGCGAAGAGGAATAGCTCCAGGGAAGCAGACCTGGTTAGCGGTAACGatagaaagaagaaaaacagagTGAGAGACGCACCCAGTGATAGCAGCatggaaaaacgaaaaacgtATTCATCGGAGGAGTCAAATGGTGGGCACAaaggaaggaggaagagacaTACCGGTAGGGATAGCCCGGCCAAGTCCCGCAGGGAAGCGTCTCACTCGAAGTCTGTCGAAAGTGGTGACGAGGTTGGTCTCGAAGGAAAGGagcgaagcaaaaaaaagagcgccgcggagaggggaaaaaggagaaaaggccACGGGAAAGAGggccagaaaaaaagggctcGCCAAAGTGACTCGGAGAACGAAGGAGAGAGCGACGGAGAGGAGACGAATGGCGAAGCGCACAGCGGCGAAGCGAACAGTGACGAAACGGATAGTGACGAAACGGATAGTGATGAAGCGAACAGCGAGGGTGACAGCGAGAGTGGAAGTGACGCCGGCAGGAGGAAGCGGAGGGGGAAGGCGAAAAGCGCCGCCAAGCGAAGTGACAACAGGGGACGCAAAAGAAAGGCGAAATTGGATTCGGAGGAGGAGTCAGATTTGTCCTCAGACGGGGATCGCggtggaagaagaggaagaggaagaggcagcGGAAGAGGCAGCGGAAATGGGAGCGAAcgcggaggagggggggcGAAGTCGGACCGGGAGGAAGAGGGCAACAGAGAAATTAGCGAACGTCGAGATGATAGAGAGAAGCAAAGGAGGAGGCATAGAAGAAGGAGCCCCAGTAGTGAGCGGGTGTCTGCCAGTAAGAGGAAAGGTTCCCATCGAGATGGCCTTAATGATGAGGGTGACGACAATGATGAGTGTGGCGACGAATCCGAGGGGGAGCGCTCCGGAGGTGAAGacgcaaaaaagagaaagagaaaaaacagGGGCGACAAAGGGAGAGAGCGAAAAAGAGAGGAAGGAGACTCCTCGCCAAGTGGAAGCTCCTCTAGTGGGGAAGAAGACTCTCGAAGGaaacggaaaaggaggaaagcCAGTCCTAGCATGAGCGGCTCGGACTCCAGCGATGGGGAGGAGCGCGGCCGCAGGAGGAGACGAGAAAGGGAGCGCGGCAGGGAGCGTGATAGGGAGCGTGATAGGGAGCGTGATAGGGAGCGTGATAGGGAGCGACTGCGGAAGGAGCGCGAACGTGAGCGAGAGCGCGAGCGAGAAAGGCtgaggaaggaaaaggaagaagcaagaATCAGGAGAGAAAagagaagagaagaaaaaagaataaagaaGGAACAAGAGGAAGCCAAAAGAGACGACCTAACTGTGCTGGTACTCAACTTAGACCTAAAGGCAGACGAAAGAGATATATATGAATTCTTCTCGGAGGTTGCCGGAAAGGTGAGAGACATACAGTGTATAAAGGACCAACGGTCAGGGAAATCTAAAGGAGTAGCTTACGTAGAATTTTACACCCAAGATTCTGTGGTGAAAGCTTTATCGGCTAATGGCTATATGCTGAAAAATAGGCCAATCAAAATACAGTCGTCCCAAGCGGAAAAGAATCGAGCCGCGAAAGCTGCAAAGCATCAACCGATTGATCCAAATGATATTCCCATAAAACTGTACATTGGTGGGTTGGTAGGTCCACTAGGAAATATCACTGAAGTGGAGCTAAAGCAGCTGTTTAATCCTTTTGGAGAAATTTTGGAAGTGGAAATCCATCGAGATCCCTACACAGGGAAGTGCAAAGGGTTTGGGTTCATTCAGTTCTTTAGAGCATCCGAGGCTATTGAAGCTATGGGCGTTTTAAACGGGATGGAAATAGCTGGTCGGGAATTAAAGGTTAGCTTCGCCCAGGATTCTAAGTACATCCTCGCATCAGAGAAGGAGGCAAAGGAGAAGATACTCGCACAGCTGTTGGCGAAGAAGGCGAAAGCTGAAGAGAAGGTGGAAGAGCCCgacaatgaaaaaattgacaacgatgatgatgacggGGGAGGGCTCATTGCCGGGGCGGGGAGTAAAATTGCCCTCATGCAGAAGTTGCAGCGGGACACCGTCCTTGACTCGGGG ATATCGAGCCAGTTCGCCACCGGCGCCAACGCCATCATGCACGCCGCGCCGCTGGCGGCTGCCCAGTCCAACGCGATCATGCACGGAGCTCCTCTCGCAGCTGCGCAGCCCAGCGCCCTCAACAACATCACGCCCAACCTGGTGCTGTGCAACATGTTCTCGCCCAATGACGAAAGCATCGGCTCGGACCCAGATTTCTTCACAGATATAATTGAAGACGTTAAGGAGGAGTGCAGCAAATACGGGAGTATCGCCAAGATTTGGCTGGACAGTAAAAATATCGATGGGAAGATTTACATCAAGTATGCTACCCCCGATGAGTCCTTGAAGGCTTTTCAGTTTCTGAATGGGAGATACTTTGGAGGTTCCCTCATCAGCGCTTACTTCATCACGGCGGAGGTGTGGGACTCGACCTGTGGCTAG